One window of the Acinonyx jubatus isolate Ajub_Pintada_27869175 chromosome A2, VMU_Ajub_asm_v1.0, whole genome shotgun sequence genome contains the following:
- the LOC128314680 gene encoding GTPase IMAP family member 1-like isoform X2 produces MAGMGGRKMARDEENAYGSQDPEDQQQPLAQERRLRLILAGRTGVGKSATGNSILGHRLFPSRLAATPVTRSCALGSRSWAGWRVEVTDTPDLFTAQGRHADPDCTQRASCYLLSAPGPHALLLVTQLGRFTAQDEEAARGVRELFGAGVLARAVVVFTRREDLEGGSLHDYVRATDNRALRALVAECGGRVCALDNRAAGAERDAQVGELLALVERLALEHDGAPFTDDVYGLAWARRHARPEDTLRLVAARLAARGLGRGWRREWGRGRRWLEAARRRWPLALLLLGGALLFVLLLLQRGAPGPD; encoded by the exons atg GCGGGCATGGGAGGACGCAAGATggccagagatgaagaaaatgccTACG GTTCCCAGGACCCGGAAGACCAGCAGCAGCCGCTCGCGCAGGAGCGCAGGCTCAGGCTCATCCTGGCCGGCAGGACCGGAGTGGGCAAGAGCGCCACGGGCAACAGCATCCTGGGCCACAGGCTCTTCCCGTCCAGGCTCGCGGCCACCCCGGTGACCAGAAGCTGCGCCCTGGGGAGCCGCAGCTGGGCCGGGTGGCGCGTGGAGGTCACCGACACCCCCGACCTCTTCACCGCCCAAGGCCGGCACGCGGACCCGGACTGCACCCAGCGGGCCAGCTGCTACCTGCTCTCGGCGCCCGGGCCGCACGCGCTGCTGCTGGTCACGCAGCTGGGCCGCTTCACCGCCCAGGACGAGGAGGCGGCGCGCGGCGTCCGCGAGCTGTTCGGCGCCGGCGTCCTGGCGCGCGCCGTGGTCGTCTTCACGCGCCGGGAGGACCTGGAGGGGGGCTCGCTGCACGACTACGTGCGCGCCACCGACAACCGCGCGCTGCGGGCTCTGGTGGCCGAGTGCGGCGGCCGCGTGTGCGCCCTGGACAACCGGGCGGCGGGCGCCGAGCGCGATGCGCAGGTGGGCGAGCTGCTGGCGCTGGTGGAGCGGCTGGCGCTGGAGCACGACGGCGCGCCCTTCACCGACGACGTGTACGGCCTGGCGTGGGCCCGGCGCCACGCACGTCCCGAGGACACGCTCCGCCTGGTGGCCGCGCGGCTGGCGGCCCGCGgtctggggcgggggtggaggcgggagtgggggcgggggcggcgctgGCTGGAGGCCGCGAGGCGGAGGTGGCCGCTGGCGCTCCTGCTACTGGGGGGCGCACTGTTATTTGTCCTGCTGCTTCTCCAGCGGGGGGCTCCAGGCCCAGATTGA
- the LOC128314680 gene encoding GTPase IMAP family member 1-like isoform X3 translates to MGGRKMARDEKNAYGSQDPEDQQQPLAQERRLRLILAGRTGVGKSATGNSILGHRLFPSRLAATPVTRSCALGSRSWAGWRVEVTDTPDLFTAQGRHADPDCTQRASCYLLSAPGPHALLLVTQLGRFTAQDEEAARGVRELFGAGVLARAVVVFTRREDLEGGSLHDYVRATDNRALRALVAECGGRVCALDNRAAGAERDAQVGELLALVERLALEHDGAPFTDDVYGLAWARRHARPEDTLRLVAARLAARGLGRGWRREWGRGRRWLEAARRRWPLALLLLGGALLFVLLLLQRGAPGPD, encoded by the coding sequence GTTCCCAGGACCCGGAAGACCAGCAGCAGCCGCTCGCGCAGGAGCGCAGGCTCAGGCTCATCCTGGCCGGCAGGACCGGAGTGGGCAAGAGCGCCACGGGCAACAGCATCCTGGGCCACAGGCTCTTCCCGTCCAGGCTCGCGGCCACCCCGGTGACCAGAAGCTGCGCCCTGGGGAGCCGCAGCTGGGCCGGGTGGCGCGTGGAGGTCACCGACACCCCCGACCTCTTCACCGCCCAAGGCCGGCACGCGGACCCGGACTGCACCCAGCGGGCCAGCTGCTACCTGCTCTCGGCGCCCGGGCCGCACGCGCTGCTGCTGGTCACGCAGCTGGGCCGCTTCACCGCCCAGGACGAGGAGGCGGCGCGCGGCGTCCGCGAGCTGTTCGGCGCCGGCGTCCTGGCGCGCGCCGTGGTCGTCTTCACGCGCCGGGAGGACCTGGAGGGGGGCTCGCTGCACGACTACGTGCGCGCCACCGACAACCGCGCGCTGCGGGCTCTGGTGGCCGAGTGCGGCGGCCGCGTGTGCGCCCTGGACAACCGGGCGGCGGGCGCCGAGCGCGATGCGCAGGTGGGCGAGCTGCTGGCGCTGGTGGAGCGGCTGGCGCTGGAGCACGACGGCGCGCCCTTCACCGACGACGTGTACGGCCTGGCGTGGGCCCGGCGCCACGCACGTCCCGAGGACACGCTCCGCCTGGTGGCCGCGCGGCTGGCGGCCCGCGgtctggggcgggggtggaggcgggagtgggggcgggggcggcgctgGCTGGAGGCCGCGAGGCGGAGGTGGCCGCTGGCGCTCCTGCTACTGGGGGGCGCACTGTTATTTGTCCTGCTGCTTCTCCAGCGGGGGGCTCCAGGCCCAGATTGA
- the LOC128314680 gene encoding GTPase IMAP family member 1-like isoform X4, with the protein MGGRKMARDEENAYGSQDPEDQQQPLAQERRLRLILAGRTGVGKSATGNSILGHRLFPSRLAATPVTRSCALGSRSWAGWRVEVTDTPDLFTAQGRHADPDCTQRASCYLLSAPGPHALLLVTQLGRFTAQDEEAARGVRELFGAGVLARAVVVFTRREDLEGGSLHDYVRATDNRALRALVAECGGRVCALDNRAAGAERDAQVGELLALVERLALEHDGAPFTDDVYGLAWARRHARPEDTLRLVAARLAARGLGRGWRREWGRGRRWLEAARRRWPLALLLLGGALLFVLLLLQRGAPGPD; encoded by the exons ATGGGAGGACGCAAGATggccagagatgaagaaaatgccTACG GTTCCCAGGACCCGGAAGACCAGCAGCAGCCGCTCGCGCAGGAGCGCAGGCTCAGGCTCATCCTGGCCGGCAGGACCGGAGTGGGCAAGAGCGCCACGGGCAACAGCATCCTGGGCCACAGGCTCTTCCCGTCCAGGCTCGCGGCCACCCCGGTGACCAGAAGCTGCGCCCTGGGGAGCCGCAGCTGGGCCGGGTGGCGCGTGGAGGTCACCGACACCCCCGACCTCTTCACCGCCCAAGGCCGGCACGCGGACCCGGACTGCACCCAGCGGGCCAGCTGCTACCTGCTCTCGGCGCCCGGGCCGCACGCGCTGCTGCTGGTCACGCAGCTGGGCCGCTTCACCGCCCAGGACGAGGAGGCGGCGCGCGGCGTCCGCGAGCTGTTCGGCGCCGGCGTCCTGGCGCGCGCCGTGGTCGTCTTCACGCGCCGGGAGGACCTGGAGGGGGGCTCGCTGCACGACTACGTGCGCGCCACCGACAACCGCGCGCTGCGGGCTCTGGTGGCCGAGTGCGGCGGCCGCGTGTGCGCCCTGGACAACCGGGCGGCGGGCGCCGAGCGCGATGCGCAGGTGGGCGAGCTGCTGGCGCTGGTGGAGCGGCTGGCGCTGGAGCACGACGGCGCGCCCTTCACCGACGACGTGTACGGCCTGGCGTGGGCCCGGCGCCACGCACGTCCCGAGGACACGCTCCGCCTGGTGGCCGCGCGGCTGGCGGCCCGCGgtctggggcgggggtggaggcgggagtgggggcgggggcggcgctgGCTGGAGGCCGCGAGGCGGAGGTGGCCGCTGGCGCTCCTGCTACTGGGGGGCGCACTGTTATTTGTCCTGCTGCTTCTCCAGCGGGGGGCTCCAGGCCCAGATTGA
- the LOC128314680 gene encoding GTPase IMAP family member 1-like isoform X1 codes for MFCPFKSAPLGPPSLGSETSSLCCAGRNSLCTHNPRHSTRSRVSAANSRACHHFCWKAGMGGRKMARDEENAYGSQDPEDQQQPLAQERRLRLILAGRTGVGKSATGNSILGHRLFPSRLAATPVTRSCALGSRSWAGWRVEVTDTPDLFTAQGRHADPDCTQRASCYLLSAPGPHALLLVTQLGRFTAQDEEAARGVRELFGAGVLARAVVVFTRREDLEGGSLHDYVRATDNRALRALVAECGGRVCALDNRAAGAERDAQVGELLALVERLALEHDGAPFTDDVYGLAWARRHARPEDTLRLVAARLAARGLGRGWRREWGRGRRWLEAARRRWPLALLLLGGALLFVLLLLQRGAPGPD; via the exons ATGTTCTGTCCCTTTAAATCGGCACCACTgggccctccctccctgggctctgaGACTTCCTCCCTGTGCTGTGCTGGCAGGAACAGCCTCTGTACTCACAACCCAAGGCACAGCACCAGGTCGCGGGTTTCTGCAGCCAACAGCAGAGCCTGTCACCACTTCTGCTGGAAG GCGGGCATGGGAGGACGCAAGATggccagagatgaagaaaatgccTACG GTTCCCAGGACCCGGAAGACCAGCAGCAGCCGCTCGCGCAGGAGCGCAGGCTCAGGCTCATCCTGGCCGGCAGGACCGGAGTGGGCAAGAGCGCCACGGGCAACAGCATCCTGGGCCACAGGCTCTTCCCGTCCAGGCTCGCGGCCACCCCGGTGACCAGAAGCTGCGCCCTGGGGAGCCGCAGCTGGGCCGGGTGGCGCGTGGAGGTCACCGACACCCCCGACCTCTTCACCGCCCAAGGCCGGCACGCGGACCCGGACTGCACCCAGCGGGCCAGCTGCTACCTGCTCTCGGCGCCCGGGCCGCACGCGCTGCTGCTGGTCACGCAGCTGGGCCGCTTCACCGCCCAGGACGAGGAGGCGGCGCGCGGCGTCCGCGAGCTGTTCGGCGCCGGCGTCCTGGCGCGCGCCGTGGTCGTCTTCACGCGCCGGGAGGACCTGGAGGGGGGCTCGCTGCACGACTACGTGCGCGCCACCGACAACCGCGCGCTGCGGGCTCTGGTGGCCGAGTGCGGCGGCCGCGTGTGCGCCCTGGACAACCGGGCGGCGGGCGCCGAGCGCGATGCGCAGGTGGGCGAGCTGCTGGCGCTGGTGGAGCGGCTGGCGCTGGAGCACGACGGCGCGCCCTTCACCGACGACGTGTACGGCCTGGCGTGGGCCCGGCGCCACGCACGTCCCGAGGACACGCTCCGCCTGGTGGCCGCGCGGCTGGCGGCCCGCGgtctggggcgggggtggaggcgggagtgggggcgggggcggcgctgGCTGGAGGCCGCGAGGCGGAGGTGGCCGCTGGCGCTCCTGCTACTGGGGGGCGCACTGTTATTTGTCCTGCTGCTTCTCCAGCGGGGGGCTCCAGGCCCAGATTGA